The Nocardioides conyzicola genome has a segment encoding these proteins:
- a CDS encoding type IV toxin-antitoxin system AbiEi family antitoxin domain-containing protein, with translation MRLLPRVTPDGLITRAAALAAGMDDRDLRRLVRREELVRLRRGVYVDAGSWAAMEPFRERPMLRMRAAELVLLSRDYVFSHDSAAIVHGIGAPDPRRALVHVTRTKVHGDADRAGTKHHLAPYVERQVTIVDGFRVLDLARTALDMAREHGLVAGVACSDAALRRGVTAAQLRTARERMWCWPGSRVMDAAIDVADPGAESWLESEGRLMVVGLDIGRPETQFGLTDGHRTVWCDLRVGRHVFEIDGGGKYTPEQTAGQDPRAVLWKEKERQDFIGGFKLGISRITAYDCHQGRAQAERRLRRDFADTCSRFGTDITDLAPFVVRRRLP, from the coding sequence ATGAGACTCCTCCCTCGAGTGACACCCGACGGCCTGATCACGCGGGCGGCAGCCCTCGCGGCCGGCATGGATGACAGGGACCTTCGGCGCCTGGTACGCCGGGAGGAGCTGGTGCGCCTGCGACGCGGGGTCTACGTGGACGCCGGGAGCTGGGCCGCGATGGAACCCTTCCGCGAGCGGCCGATGCTGCGCATGCGCGCGGCGGAGCTGGTCCTCCTCAGCCGCGACTACGTCTTCAGTCACGACTCGGCGGCGATCGTGCACGGCATCGGCGCACCCGATCCGAGGCGGGCCCTGGTGCACGTCACCCGCACCAAGGTGCACGGTGATGCCGATCGCGCGGGGACCAAGCACCACCTCGCGCCGTACGTCGAGCGCCAGGTGACGATCGTCGATGGCTTCCGCGTGCTCGACCTCGCCCGCACCGCCCTCGACATGGCGCGCGAGCACGGCCTCGTGGCCGGCGTCGCCTGCAGCGACGCTGCCCTGCGCCGCGGTGTCACTGCGGCACAGCTCAGGACGGCTCGCGAGCGGATGTGGTGCTGGCCCGGCAGCCGCGTCATGGATGCCGCGATCGACGTGGCGGACCCCGGAGCCGAATCGTGGCTCGAGTCGGAGGGACGCTTGATGGTCGTCGGGTTGGACATCGGGCGCCCGGAGACCCAGTTCGGCCTGACCGACGGCCACCGGACCGTCTGGTGCGACCTGCGCGTGGGACGTCACGTCTTCGAGATCGACGGGGGCGGCAAGTACACACCTGAACAAACCGCGGGCCAGGACCCTCGCGCGGTCCTGTGGAAGGAGAAGGAGCGGCAGGACTTCATCGGAGGTTTCAAGCTCGGCATCTCTCGGATCACCGCGTACGACTGCCACCAGGGCCGAGCTCAGGCCGAGCGTCGGCTGCGGCGCGACTTCGCCGACACCTGCTCGCGGTTCGGGACCGACATCACCGACCTGGCGCCGTTCGTCGTACGCCGGCGCTTGCCGTAG
- a CDS encoding YebC/PmpR family DNA-binding transcriptional regulator has product MSGHSKWATTKHKKAVVDAKRGKMFTKLIKNIEVAARMGGGDPAGNPTLFDAIQKAKKSSVTKDNIDRAVKRGSGAETGGADYQTIMYEGYGPGGVALLIECLTDNKNRAAMEVRTAMTRNGGSLADPGSVSFLFNRKGVVVVPKTQEGRQVSEDDVLEATLEHGAEDVNDLDESFEVISDASDLVGVRTALQAAGVDYDSAEAEFRPDMEVALDKEGAVKVLHLVDVLEDLDDVQNIYANFDVSDEIMAELEEADA; this is encoded by the coding sequence ATGTCTGGCCACTCCAAGTGGGCGACCACCAAGCACAAGAAGGCCGTCGTCGACGCCAAGCGCGGCAAGATGTTCACCAAGCTGATCAAGAACATCGAGGTCGCCGCGCGGATGGGCGGCGGTGACCCCGCCGGCAACCCGACCCTCTTCGACGCGATCCAGAAGGCGAAGAAGTCCTCGGTCACCAAGGACAACATCGACCGCGCCGTCAAGCGCGGCTCCGGTGCGGAGACCGGCGGCGCCGACTACCAGACGATCATGTACGAGGGCTACGGCCCCGGCGGCGTCGCGCTGCTGATCGAGTGCCTCACCGACAACAAGAACCGCGCCGCCATGGAGGTCCGCACCGCCATGACCCGCAACGGCGGCTCGCTCGCGGACCCGGGCTCGGTGTCCTTCCTCTTCAACCGCAAGGGCGTCGTCGTGGTGCCCAAGACGCAGGAGGGCCGGCAGGTGTCCGAGGACGACGTGCTCGAGGCGACCCTCGAGCACGGTGCCGAGGACGTCAACGACCTCGACGAGAGCTTCGAGGTCATCTCGGACGCCAGCGACCTCGTCGGGGTCCGTACGGCGCTGCAGGCGGCCGGTGTCGACTACGACTCCGCCGAGGCCGAGTTCCGCCCCGACATGGAGGTCGCCCTCGACAAGGAGGGCGCCGTCAAGGTGCTGCACCTCGTCGACGTGCTCGAGGACCTCGACGACGTGCAGAACATCTACGCGAACTTCGACGTCTCCGACGAGATCATGGCGGAGCTCGAGGAGGCCGACGCCTGA
- the pdxT gene encoding pyridoxal 5'-phosphate synthase glutaminase subunit PdxT → MRSIVGRRTALGSVVVNSTIGVLAVQGDVREHVRMLDGLGVRATTVRRTAELDACDGLVIPGGESTTMAKLARTFDLFEPIRHRLKEGMPAFGTCAGMIMLADRIEDGTADQETLGGLDITVRRNAFGRQVDSFEGDLVFAGFDDPVHAIFIRAPWVEAIGPGVEALARVERGEAAGRIVAVRQGSLMATSFHPEVGGDSRVHRLFVDLVSEAK, encoded by the coding sequence ATGCGGTCGATCGTAGGTCGGCGTACCGCTCTAGGCTCCGTTGTCGTGAACTCGACCATCGGCGTCCTCGCCGTCCAGGGTGACGTGCGCGAGCACGTCCGGATGCTCGACGGGCTCGGCGTCCGGGCGACCACGGTCCGGCGTACGGCGGAGCTCGACGCCTGCGACGGGCTCGTCATCCCCGGCGGGGAGTCGACCACGATGGCCAAGCTGGCCCGCACCTTCGACCTCTTCGAGCCGATCCGGCACCGGCTCAAGGAGGGGATGCCGGCCTTCGGCACCTGCGCCGGGATGATCATGCTGGCCGACCGGATCGAGGACGGGACCGCCGACCAGGAGACGCTCGGCGGGCTGGACATCACGGTCCGGCGCAACGCCTTCGGCCGCCAGGTCGACTCCTTCGAGGGCGACCTGGTCTTCGCGGGCTTCGACGACCCGGTGCACGCGATCTTCATCCGGGCGCCCTGGGTCGAGGCGATCGGGCCGGGTGTCGAGGCGCTTGCTCGTGTCGAGCGGGGCGAGGCCGCGGGTAGGATCGTTGCGGTTCGTCAGGGGTCGCTGATGGCGACGTCGTTCCACCCCGAGGTGGGTGGCGACTCCCGGGTGCACCGACTGTTCGTGGACCTGGTGTCCGAGGCTAAGTAG
- a CDS encoding serine hydrolase domain-containing protein, producing MRPVRPTLLVAVALVGALLAGCADDSAPAARATTVSERTVDGWPTTTPAAAGFDTTRLKKLAREAKRLDSTCYAVVRKGRLVGDWNWGTTRLTPREVFSVTKSVTSALVGIAVRDGSLSLDDKVARYVPQWRGTASRAVTVRHLLSNDSGRFWSVESDYVTMSRAADRTKYAIGLDQQYPPGTAWAYNNAAIQVLDRVISKATGMRTADFAAKRLFGPLRMRHSHLTADTSGRSTNTYYGLQTTCLDLARFARLYLDQGKADGKRVLPASYVRASVGRSSTDLNAAYGYLWWLNRYGELRGSTDQVDADGQPVTPHEGRLVPGAAANLFSAIGLGGQIAMVDPATRTIVVRIGPGQAGPEGAYGLRNAARAVTWALD from the coding sequence ATGCGACCAGTCCGCCCGACCCTGCTCGTCGCCGTGGCGCTCGTAGGGGCTCTGCTGGCCGGCTGCGCCGACGACTCGGCGCCTGCGGCACGGGCGACGACGGTCTCCGAGCGGACCGTCGACGGCTGGCCGACCACCACGCCGGCCGCAGCGGGGTTCGACACCACGCGGCTGAAGAAGCTCGCCCGCGAGGCGAAGCGCCTCGACAGCACCTGCTACGCGGTCGTCCGCAAGGGCCGCCTGGTCGGCGACTGGAACTGGGGTACGACGCGGCTGACCCCCCGCGAGGTCTTCTCGGTGACGAAGTCGGTCACCAGCGCGCTGGTCGGGATCGCCGTGCGCGACGGCTCGCTCTCCCTGGACGACAAGGTCGCCCGCTACGTCCCGCAGTGGCGCGGCACGGCGTCGCGGGCGGTCACCGTGCGCCACCTGCTCTCCAACGACAGCGGCCGCTTCTGGTCCGTCGAGTCGGACTACGTGACGATGTCCCGGGCCGCCGACCGCACGAAGTACGCGATCGGCCTCGACCAGCAGTACCCGCCCGGCACGGCGTGGGCCTACAACAACGCCGCCATCCAGGTCCTCGACCGGGTGATCAGCAAGGCGACCGGCATGCGGACCGCGGACTTCGCCGCCAAGCGCCTCTTCGGACCGCTCCGGATGAGGCATTCGCACCTGACGGCGGACACGAGCGGGCGGTCGACCAACACCTACTACGGCCTGCAGACCACGTGCCTCGACCTGGCCCGCTTCGCCCGGCTGTACCTCGACCAGGGCAAGGCCGACGGCAAGCGGGTCCTCCCCGCGTCGTACGTCCGCGCCTCCGTGGGCCGCTCGTCCACCGACCTCAACGCCGCCTACGGCTACCTCTGGTGGCTCAACCGGTACGGCGAGCTCCGCGGCTCCACCGACCAGGTGGATGCCGACGGCCAGCCCGTCACCCCGCACGAGGGCCGGCTGGTCCCCGGCGCCGCAGCGAACCTGTTCTCCGCGATCGGCCTCGGCGGCCAGATCGCGATGGTCGACCCGGCCACGCGCACGATCGTCGTCCGCATCGGACCCGGCCAGGCCGGGCCCGAGGGCGCCTACGGCCTGCGCAACGCCGCCCGGGCCGTCACCTGGGCGCTCGACTGA
- the pdxS gene encoding pyridoxal 5'-phosphate synthase lyase subunit PdxS yields MSESTGTTRVKRGMAEMLKGGVIMDVVNAEQAKIAEDAGAVAVMALERVPADIRAQGGVSRMSDPDMIDGIIEAVSIPVMAKARIGHFAEAQVLQSLGVDYIDESEVLTPADYENHIDKWAYTVPFVCGATNLGEALRRITEGAAMIRSKGEAGTGDVSNAVTHMRTIRKQIRRLGALEDDELYVAAKELQAPYDLVKEVATAGKLPVVLFTAGGIATPADAAMMMQLGAEGVFVGSGIFKAGNPAQRAEAIVKATTFHDDPDMVAKVSRGLGEAMVGINVEDIPQPHRLAERGW; encoded by the coding sequence ATGAGTGAAAGCACTGGCACCACCCGGGTCAAGCGCGGCATGGCCGAGATGCTCAAGGGTGGCGTGATCATGGACGTCGTCAACGCCGAGCAGGCCAAGATCGCCGAGGACGCCGGCGCGGTCGCCGTGATGGCGCTCGAGCGGGTCCCGGCCGACATCCGCGCCCAGGGCGGCGTCTCGCGGATGAGCGACCCGGACATGATCGACGGCATCATCGAGGCCGTCTCGATCCCGGTGATGGCCAAGGCGCGGATCGGTCACTTCGCCGAGGCGCAGGTGCTGCAGTCGCTGGGTGTCGACTACATCGACGAGTCCGAGGTGCTGACCCCGGCCGACTACGAGAACCACATCGACAAGTGGGCCTACACGGTCCCGTTCGTGTGCGGTGCGACCAACCTGGGCGAGGCGCTGCGGCGCATCACCGAGGGTGCGGCCATGATCCGCTCCAAGGGCGAGGCCGGCACCGGCGACGTGTCCAACGCCGTCACCCACATGCGCACGATCCGCAAGCAGATCCGTCGTCTCGGTGCGCTCGAGGACGACGAGCTCTACGTCGCGGCCAAGGAGCTGCAGGCGCCGTACGACCTGGTCAAGGAGGTCGCGACGGCCGGCAAGCTCCCCGTGGTGCTCTTCACCGCGGGCGGCATCGCCACCCCGGCCGACGCGGCGATGATGATGCAGCTCGGCGCCGAGGGAGTCTTCGTCGGCTCCGGCATCTTCAAGGCCGGCAACCCGGCCCAGCGGGCCGAGGCCATCGTCAAGGCCACGACCTTCCACGACGACCCCGACATGGTCGCCAAGGTCTCGCGGGGTCTGGGCGAGGCGATGGTCGGCATCAACGTCGAGGACATCCCGCAGCCGCACCGGCTCGCCGAGCGCGGCTGGTAG
- the pgsA gene encoding phosphatidylinositol phosphate synthase yields the protein MMERFRAFFTKVISPVAHLLIRLGVSPDAVTLVGTLGVCAGALVFFPQGKLLTGVLVITAFVFSDLLDGYMARTTGRVSKFGAFWDSTLDRVGDGAIFIGLALYFAWEEPSRLYLVLSLVCLLMGGVTSYARSRGETLGFDVKVGIAERADRLVAILVLTGLGAIFDLPVLMYVALWALAIASTVTVCQRVWVVRKQALAEAALPSSHE from the coding sequence ATGATGGAACGTTTCCGCGCCTTCTTCACGAAGGTCATCTCACCCGTAGCCCACCTGCTGATCCGCCTGGGCGTCAGCCCCGATGCCGTGACCCTCGTCGGCACCCTCGGCGTCTGCGCCGGCGCCCTGGTCTTCTTCCCGCAGGGCAAGCTGCTCACCGGCGTCCTCGTGATCACCGCCTTCGTCTTCAGCGACCTCCTGGACGGCTACATGGCCCGTACGACGGGGCGCGTCAGCAAGTTCGGGGCGTTCTGGGACTCGACCCTCGACCGGGTCGGCGACGGCGCGATCTTCATCGGCCTGGCGCTCTACTTCGCGTGGGAGGAGCCGAGCCGTCTCTACCTGGTGCTCAGCCTGGTCTGCCTGCTGATGGGCGGCGTCACGTCGTACGCCCGATCCCGCGGAGAGACCCTCGGTTTCGACGTCAAGGTCGGCATCGCGGAGCGGGCCGACCGGCTGGTCGCGATCCTCGTGCTGACCGGCCTGGGCGCGATCTTCGACCTGCCCGTGCTGATGTACGTCGCCCTGTGGGCGCTGGCGATCGCGTCGACCGTGACCGTCTGCCAGCGGGTGTGGGTGGTCCGGAAGCAGGCCCTGGCGGAGGCAGCACTACCCTCGTCACATGAGTGA
- a CDS encoding ROK family protein: MPTPTGVGTEELRRANLRAILQTVHTLGPTTRAVLTKQLGLNRSTIGALTGELQSLGLVTEQTAVVGGRGRPSHLVVPSEDNVVVAVDVGVDRIAVALVGLGGEVLDRRTRGHQRGEHDVAHVVESVAQMIEETLAASSGHLRCLGVGVAVPGAVRAEDGMVRFAPNLGWVEEPFTELLSTRLDRPVSTGNDANLGVLAEHVRGAAVGFSDVAYLSASVGIGGGFLVGGRPLTGASGYAGEVGHMQVDGTGPDCRCGAVGCWETKVGENVLLQRAGRLAGGGPEAVAEVIAAARAGEPRAAEAVNDVADWCGVGIRAIVNLFNPEVVVLGGSLAQVWRAAEARVVDSVQRNTLLSPRGDAALRSAALGDDSPLIGAAELAFGPVLDHPQAVPQAV, from the coding sequence GTGCCCACCCCCACCGGCGTCGGCACCGAGGAGCTGCGGCGCGCGAACCTGCGCGCCATCCTCCAGACGGTGCACACGCTCGGACCGACCACCCGAGCGGTGCTCACGAAGCAGCTCGGGCTCAACCGCAGCACGATCGGCGCGCTGACCGGTGAGCTGCAGTCGCTCGGCCTGGTCACCGAGCAGACGGCGGTGGTGGGTGGACGCGGGCGACCCTCGCACCTCGTGGTCCCGAGCGAGGACAACGTCGTGGTCGCGGTCGACGTGGGTGTCGACCGGATCGCCGTCGCGCTGGTGGGCCTCGGGGGCGAGGTCCTGGACCGTCGCACCCGGGGCCACCAGCGCGGCGAGCACGACGTGGCCCACGTGGTCGAGTCGGTCGCGCAGATGATCGAGGAGACCCTCGCCGCCTCGAGCGGCCACCTGCGCTGCCTCGGGGTCGGGGTCGCCGTGCCCGGCGCCGTGCGCGCCGAGGACGGCATGGTGCGGTTCGCACCCAACCTGGGCTGGGTGGAGGAGCCGTTCACCGAGCTCCTGTCCACGCGGCTCGACCGGCCGGTCTCGACCGGCAACGACGCCAACCTGGGCGTCCTGGCCGAGCACGTCCGAGGCGCCGCGGTCGGCTTCTCCGACGTGGCCTACCTGAGCGCCAGCGTCGGCATCGGCGGCGGCTTCCTGGTCGGTGGGCGCCCCCTGACCGGTGCCAGCGGGTACGCCGGCGAGGTCGGCCACATGCAGGTCGACGGCACCGGGCCGGACTGCCGTTGTGGCGCGGTCGGCTGCTGGGAGACCAAGGTCGGCGAGAACGTGCTGCTCCAGCGCGCCGGCCGGCTCGCCGGCGGCGGACCGGAGGCGGTCGCCGAGGTGATCGCAGCGGCCCGGGCGGGGGAGCCCCGTGCCGCGGAGGCCGTCAACGACGTGGCCGACTGGTGCGGTGTGGGGATCCGCGCGATCGTCAACCTCTTCAACCCCGAGGTCGTCGTGCTGGGTGGCTCGCTCGCCCAGGTGTGGCGGGCCGCCGAGGCGCGGGTCGTCGACTCCGTGCAGCGCAACACGCTGCTGTCGCCGCGCGGCGACGCCGCCCTGCGGTCCGCCGCGCTCGGCGACGACTCGCCGCTGATCGGGGCCGCCGAGCTGGCCTTCGGCCCGGTGCTCGACCACCCCCAGGCCGTCCCGCAGGCGGTCTGA
- a CDS encoding sugar ABC transporter permease, giving the protein MSAVTEETQDAHGRDTVGSIVGDYIAKLRGGDVGSMPAVLGLVVLVVAFSILRPETFTKAFNFGNLIQQSAGVTIIAMGLVFVLLLGEIDLAAGYTAGTAAAVTSLLLTSHDWPVAAAIVVGLLTGTAIGFCIGTLVARLGIPSFVVTLALFLALQGVVLSIIGEKGSIDSGEFIAKLNSDNLPVWLGWVVAVVLVGAYAGLTFVSNRRRRRNGLTSEPNLLWAMKSGGLAVLTFLVVFYLSIERSPNANIKSIKGVPISLVIIIGLAVVLTVLLSRTRWGSHVYAVGGNAEAARRAGINVKLVQLSCFMMCSTVAAIGGLMLASYSGGVNNVTGGNQTLLYAVGAAVIGGTSLFGGKGRVVDAIIGGTVVATIANGMGLMNQPDSRKYIVTGLVLLVAASVDAISRRKAAASGRI; this is encoded by the coding sequence ATGAGCGCCGTCACCGAAGAGACCCAGGACGCGCACGGCCGAGACACCGTCGGCAGCATCGTCGGCGACTACATCGCCAAGCTCCGAGGGGGCGACGTCGGCTCGATGCCGGCCGTCCTCGGGCTGGTCGTGCTCGTCGTGGCCTTCTCCATCCTCCGGCCGGAGACCTTCACCAAGGCGTTCAACTTCGGCAACCTGATCCAGCAGTCGGCCGGCGTCACGATCATCGCGATGGGGCTCGTCTTCGTGCTGCTCCTCGGCGAGATCGACCTCGCGGCGGGCTACACCGCCGGCACGGCCGCGGCCGTGACCTCGCTGCTCCTCACCTCCCACGACTGGCCGGTCGCTGCGGCCATCGTGGTCGGTCTGCTGACCGGGACCGCGATCGGCTTCTGCATCGGGACGCTGGTCGCCAGGCTCGGCATCCCGTCGTTCGTCGTCACGCTCGCGTTGTTCCTCGCCCTGCAGGGCGTGGTGCTGTCGATCATCGGCGAGAAGGGGTCGATCGACTCCGGTGAGTTCATCGCGAAGCTCAACAGCGACAACCTCCCGGTCTGGCTCGGCTGGGTCGTCGCGGTCGTCCTCGTGGGGGCCTACGCCGGGCTGACGTTCGTGAGCAACCGGCGCCGGCGTCGCAACGGGCTGACCAGCGAGCCGAACCTGCTCTGGGCCATGAAGTCGGGTGGCCTCGCCGTGCTGACGTTCCTGGTCGTCTTCTACCTCTCGATCGAGCGCAGCCCGAACGCGAACATCAAGTCGATCAAGGGCGTGCCGATCTCGCTGGTCATCATCATCGGCCTCGCCGTCGTGCTCACCGTGCTGCTGAGCCGCACCCGGTGGGGCAGCCACGTCTACGCCGTCGGTGGCAACGCCGAGGCGGCGCGCCGCGCGGGCATCAACGTGAAGCTGGTCCAGCTGAGCTGCTTCATGATGTGCTCCACGGTCGCGGCGATCGGCGGCCTGATGCTGGCGAGCTACAGCGGTGGCGTCAACAACGTCACCGGTGGCAACCAGACGCTGCTGTACGCCGTCGGCGCGGCGGTCATCGGTGGCACCAGCCTCTTCGGAGGCAAGGGTCGCGTCGTCGACGCCATCATCGGTGGCACCGTCGTGGCGACGATCGCCAACGGCATGGGCCTGATGAACCAGCCCGACAGCCGGAAGTACATCGTCACCGGTCTGGTGCTGCTCGTGGCGGCCAGCGTCGACGCGATCAGCCGTCGCAAGGCCGCAGCCAGCGGACGAATCTGA
- a CDS encoding ATP-binding cassette domain-containing protein, whose product MSSGEPLLELRGVEKSFGAVHVLRGVDLTVRPGRVTALVGDNGAGKSTLIKGIAGIYPFDEGDYTFEGNAVHVKSPRDSNALGIEVVYQDLALCDNLDVVHNMFLGREVTKNGLIDEDSMEARARETLDGLSVRTLKSVRTHVASLSGGQRQTVAIARAVLWNSKVVILDEPTAALGVAQTEQVLLLVRRLAERGLGVVLISHNLNDVFEVADDIAVLYLGQMVAQVDVVDTSRERIITAITTGKLNEGDAA is encoded by the coding sequence ATGTCGAGTGGAGAGCCGCTGCTGGAACTGCGCGGCGTTGAGAAGAGCTTCGGTGCCGTGCACGTGCTGCGCGGTGTCGACCTGACGGTACGACCCGGTCGCGTGACGGCCTTGGTCGGCGACAACGGCGCCGGCAAGAGCACGCTGATCAAGGGAATTGCCGGCATCTACCCGTTCGACGAGGGCGACTACACGTTCGAGGGCAACGCCGTCCACGTGAAGAGCCCACGGGACTCGAACGCCCTGGGCATCGAGGTCGTCTACCAGGACCTCGCGCTGTGCGACAACCTGGACGTGGTCCACAACATGTTCCTCGGCCGCGAGGTCACCAAGAACGGCCTGATCGACGAGGACAGCATGGAGGCTCGCGCTCGCGAGACGCTCGATGGCCTGTCCGTGCGCACGCTGAAGTCCGTGCGCACGCACGTCGCCTCCCTGTCCGGTGGCCAGCGCCAGACGGTCGCCATCGCGCGCGCCGTCCTCTGGAACTCGAAGGTCGTCATCCTCGACGAGCCCACCGCCGCTCTCGGCGTCGCGCAGACCGAGCAGGTCCTCCTGCTGGTGCGCCGGCTCGCGGAGCGCGGTCTCGGAGTCGTGCTGATCAGCCACAACCTCAACGACGTCTTCGAGGTGGCCGACGACATCGCGGTCCTCTACCTCGGCCAGATGGTCGCCCAGGTGGACGTCGTCGACACCAGCCGGGAGCGGATCATCACGGCGATCACGACCGGCAAGCTGAACGAGGGAGATGCGGCATGA
- a CDS encoding sugar ABC transporter substrate-binding protein: protein MEVEEMVRNKGARIASLAAVGVLAFGGLAACGSSDSDGGSDGGGSGGGGKATGKVGVILPDSKSSVRWETQDRPNLEAAFKAAGLESDIQNAEGSPDTFGQLCDQMITEGVKVLIETDLDPDSGKACIDKAKNAGIAVIDYDRLTLGGGADYYVSFDNVKVGALQGQGLIDALKAAGKDKGNIAFINGAATDNNATLFKQGYEQVIKDDGSYTVVGDQTGDWDPDTAGKVFDQFYAAHPDLVGLITANDGMAGGVLAREKAAGVEGKILVTGQDATSEGLANVLQGYQAGTVFKDTSVEAKAAADLAIAIIKGDDPSSIATGSVNDSKLGKDVPSVLATPVWITADTVKDVVAAGQATAADICKGIADLCKKYGVA, encoded by the coding sequence ATGGAGGTCGAGGAAATGGTCAGGAACAAGGGTGCGCGTATCGCGTCCCTCGCCGCAGTGGGGGTGCTCGCGTTCGGCGGGCTCGCCGCGTGTGGCAGCAGCGACAGCGACGGCGGCTCCGATGGCGGGGGCTCCGGCGGCGGCGGCAAGGCGACGGGCAAGGTCGGGGTGATCCTGCCCGACTCGAAGTCCTCGGTCCGCTGGGAGACCCAGGACCGACCGAACCTCGAGGCGGCCTTCAAGGCTGCTGGCCTCGAGTCGGACATCCAGAACGCCGAGGGCTCGCCCGACACGTTCGGTCAGCTCTGCGACCAGATGATCACCGAGGGCGTCAAGGTCCTCATCGAGACCGATCTCGACCCTGACTCGGGCAAGGCGTGCATCGACAAGGCCAAGAACGCGGGCATCGCGGTCATCGACTACGACCGGCTCACGCTGGGCGGCGGCGCGGACTACTACGTGTCCTTCGACAACGTGAAGGTCGGCGCGCTGCAGGGCCAGGGCCTGATCGACGCCCTCAAGGCCGCGGGCAAGGACAAGGGCAACATCGCCTTCATCAACGGCGCCGCGACCGACAACAACGCGACGCTCTTCAAGCAGGGCTACGAGCAGGTCATCAAGGACGACGGCAGCTACACCGTCGTCGGCGACCAGACCGGTGACTGGGACCCGGACACCGCGGGCAAGGTCTTCGACCAGTTCTACGCTGCTCACCCCGACCTCGTCGGTCTCATCACGGCGAACGACGGCATGGCCGGCGGCGTCCTCGCTCGCGAGAAGGCTGCTGGCGTCGAGGGCAAGATCCTGGTGACCGGTCAGGACGCCACGTCCGAGGGCCTCGCCAACGTGCTGCAGGGCTACCAGGCCGGCACCGTCTTCAAGGACACCTCCGTCGAGGCGAAGGCTGCCGCCGACCTGGCGATCGCGATCATCAAGGGCGATGACCCGTCCTCGATCGCGACCGGCTCGGTCAACGACTCGAAGCTCGGCAAGGACGTGCCGTCGGTGCTCGCCACCCCCGTGTGGATCACCGCCGACACCGTCAAGGACGTGGTCGCGGCCGGTCAGGCCACGGCCGCCGACATCTGCAAGGGCATCGCGGACCTCTGCAAGAAGTACGGAGTCGCGTGA
- the xylA gene encoding xylose isomerase gives MTTPTNDSYAPTREDRFSFGLWTVGWQGVDVFGGAVRPELAPAEAIHRLSDLGAYGVTFHDNDVFPFDADAATKEKHLAPFRKALEETGLVVPMVTTNLFSHPVFRDGGFTNNDRDVRRFAIRKAADQVDLAAELGASLFVAWGGREGAESGAAKDVKTALDRYAEAFNTLGAYVLEQGYDIRFAIEPKPNEPRGDILLPTIGHALAFINELDHPELVGLNPETGHEEMASLNYAHGLAQALWHGKLFHIDLNGQTGPRYDQDLRFGAGNARGAFWTVDIVEHGGYEGPRHFDYKPPRTEDLDGVWASARGCMRNYLILRDKVRAFRADPEVQQALKDARVDQLGVPSLASGETVADLRAESFDPDEAAQRGMAFEHLDQLALEHLYGVRG, from the coding sequence ATGACCACACCCACGAACGACAGCTATGCCCCCACCCGTGAGGACCGGTTCTCCTTCGGTCTCTGGACCGTGGGCTGGCAGGGCGTCGACGTCTTCGGCGGCGCGGTGCGCCCGGAGCTGGCCCCGGCCGAGGCGATCCACCGCCTCAGCGACCTGGGCGCCTACGGCGTCACCTTCCACGACAACGACGTCTTCCCCTTCGACGCCGACGCGGCGACCAAGGAGAAGCACCTCGCGCCCTTCCGCAAGGCGCTGGAGGAGACCGGTCTGGTCGTCCCGATGGTGACCACCAACCTCTTCTCGCACCCCGTCTTCCGCGACGGCGGCTTCACCAACAACGACCGCGACGTACGCCGGTTCGCGATCCGCAAGGCGGCCGACCAGGTCGACCTGGCCGCCGAGCTCGGCGCCTCGCTGTTCGTGGCCTGGGGCGGCCGCGAGGGCGCGGAGTCCGGAGCCGCCAAGGACGTCAAGACGGCGCTGGACCGCTACGCGGAGGCGTTCAACACCCTCGGCGCCTACGTGCTCGAGCAGGGCTACGACATCCGCTTCGCGATCGAGCCCAAGCCCAACGAGCCGCGCGGCGACATCCTGCTCCCGACGATCGGCCACGCCCTGGCCTTCATCAACGAGCTGGACCACCCCGAGCTCGTCGGCCTCAACCCGGAGACCGGGCACGAGGAGATGGCCTCGCTCAACTACGCGCACGGGCTGGCGCAGGCGCTCTGGCACGGCAAGCTCTTCCACATCGACCTCAACGGCCAGACCGGCCCGCGCTACGACCAGGACCTGCGCTTCGGTGCCGGCAACGCGCGCGGCGCCTTCTGGACCGTCGACATCGTCGAGCACGGTGGCTACGAGGGCCCCCGCCACTTCGACTACAAGCCCCCGCGCACCGAGGACCTGGACGGCGTGTGGGCCTCGGCTCGCGGCTGCATGCGCAACTACCTGATCCTCCGCGACAAGGTCCGCGCCTTCCGGGCCGACCCCGAGGTGCAGCAGGCGCTCAAGGACGCGCGGGTCGACCAGCTCGGCGTGCCGAGCCTCGCGTCCGGCGAGACCGTGGCCGACCTGCGGGCCGAGTCCTTCGACCCCGACGAGGCCGCCCAGCGCGGCATGGCGTTCGAGCACCTCGACCAGCTGGCGCTCGAGCACCTGTACGGGGTGCGCGGCTGA